The proteins below come from a single Iocasia fonsfrigidae genomic window:
- the purF gene encoding amidophosphoribosyltransferase codes for MIEKLGEECGVFGIYAPEKKDSISTISYLGLLALQHRGQESAGICVNDSGNLKNHKAMGLVSNVFNEEILNKLQGEMAIGHVRYSTSGSSMLTNAQPLLINCNKGYLSLAHNGNLINAAELRQNLESHGSIFHSTLDTEVIAHLVARSFEDNLIDALTQTLHQLKGGYSIVAMTRDNLVAARDPFGLRPLVLGRMETGYVIASETCAFDIIGAEFIREIEPGELIVIDRDGIKSHHYSSNKPYRFCVFEFIYFARPDSNIGGQNVHLARREMGRQMAREIKVEADIVVPVPDSGKSAAMGFAEESGIPYTKGILRNRYVGRTFIQPTQEIRDLKVRIKLSPIKEVIKGKRVILVDDSIVRGTTSRQIINRVREAGAKEVHIAISSPPVINPCYYGIDISNCQELIARQMDLEGICEHIGADSLNYLSIKGLLKSIKAVDYGFCTACFSGEYPVGSELVNKGVK; via the coding sequence ATGATAGAAAAATTGGGGGAAGAGTGTGGTGTTTTTGGTATTTATGCCCCGGAAAAGAAAGATAGTATTTCTACTATAAGTTATCTTGGTCTGCTTGCCCTGCAGCATAGAGGACAGGAGAGTGCAGGTATCTGTGTTAATGATAGTGGTAACTTAAAAAATCATAAGGCAATGGGTTTAGTATCAAATGTCTTTAATGAAGAAATTTTAAATAAGCTGCAGGGTGAGATGGCAATTGGTCATGTAAGGTATTCTACTTCTGGTTCAAGTATGCTGACAAATGCTCAGCCTTTATTAATAAATTGTAACAAAGGGTACCTGTCATTAGCCCATAATGGTAATCTGATAAATGCTGCAGAATTAAGGCAGAATCTGGAATCCCATGGTTCAATCTTTCATTCCACCCTTGATACAGAGGTAATTGCTCATCTGGTTGCTCGTTCTTTTGAAGATAATCTAATAGATGCCCTGACTCAGACCCTCCATCAACTAAAGGGTGGTTATAGTATTGTCGCTATGACCAGGGATAACCTGGTAGCAGCCAGGGATCCCTTTGGTCTTAGACCATTGGTTCTTGGTAGAATGGAGACAGGTTATGTAATAGCTTCTGAGACCTGTGCTTTTGATATTATTGGGGCTGAATTTATTAGAGAGATAGAACCAGGTGAACTTATTGTCATAGATAGGGATGGTATCAAAAGCCACCATTATAGTAGTAATAAACCATATAGATTTTGCGTCTTTGAATTTATATATTTTGCAAGGCCTGATAGTAATATAGGGGGGCAGAATGTCCACCTGGCCCGCAGAGAGATGGGTAGACAGATGGCCCGTGAAATAAAGGTGGAGGCAGATATAGTTGTTCCAGTACCTGATTCTGGCAAGTCGGCTGCCATGGGTTTTGCAGAGGAATCAGGGATACCATATACCAAAGGAATTTTGCGTAATAGGTATGTGGGAAGGACATTTATTCAACCAACCCAGGAAATAAGGGACTTAAAGGTACGTATTAAGTTAAGCCCCATCAAAGAGGTAATCAAAGGGAAGCGGGTTATCCTGGTTGATGATTCAATAGTAAGAGGGACAACCAGTAGACAGATAATTAATAGGGTTCGTGAGGCTGGTGCTAAAGAGGTTCATATTGCTATTTCTTCCCCACCTGTTATTAACCCCTGTTATTATGGAATAGATATTTCTAACTGTCAGGAACTTATTGCTAGGCAGATGGATCTTGAAGGTATCTGTGAGCATATTGGAGCAGATTCTCTCAACTATCTGAGTATTAAGGGATTATTAAAGTCAATTAAAGCAGTGGATTATGGTTTCTGTACAGCTTGTTTTAGTGGTGAATACCCGGTTGGTAGTGAGTTAGTTAATAAGGGGGTAAAATAA
- a CDS encoding lyase family protein, whose amino-acid sequence MIRRNIFENISPLDHRYSLREEEYQDYKKYLSEKARIGYQLQVEAALVKVLAKREICPAEVAGELLEVVKDITVEEVYQEEKKTRHDIRALVNCIQKRVSDQAKPYVHFTTTSFDIVDTANSLRLKETSRELIIPTLIKLEKMLMDLADREKETVQIGRTHGQHAVPVTFGFTIAEYVSRLGNRIEEIGKKSQLLRGKIAGAVGAYNASHLFFDEPDEFEAEVLAELGLKAGSHSTQIVEPEYVTDFVHSIVSCFGVLANLSDDMRHLQRSEIAEVGEYFDKDQVGSSTMPHKRNPINYENVKSLWKEFMPRMITLYQDQISEHQRDLTNSASGRFIPEIVVGLLSAANRLIRVFSKLAVDYDNIKKNFTLNKEMIVAEPLYILLASYGHPDAHEAVRRLTLEAQESGKTLRELIPEKDELKAYLERFTARQREILANPEEYTGIAGKKTEAVIQKWQKKLKILGGV is encoded by the coding sequence GTGATAAGGCGTAATATCTTTGAGAATATAAGCCCTTTAGACCATCGTTATTCCTTAAGAGAAGAGGAGTATCAGGATTATAAGAAATATTTATCTGAAAAGGCCCGGATAGGCTATCAACTTCAGGTTGAAGCGGCTTTGGTAAAGGTGCTGGCTAAAAGAGAAATATGTCCTGCAGAAGTTGCTGGAGAACTGCTAGAAGTAGTTAAGGATATTACAGTAGAGGAGGTATATCAGGAGGAAAAAAAGACCAGACATGATATACGTGCCCTGGTAAATTGTATACAAAAACGGGTTAGTGATCAGGCCAAACCATATGTCCATTTTACAACAACTTCATTTGATATTGTTGATACAGCTAATTCTTTACGTCTTAAGGAGACAAGTCGGGAATTAATTATTCCCACACTTATCAAGCTGGAAAAGATGTTGATGGATTTAGCAGATAGGGAAAAAGAGACTGTTCAGATCGGCAGGACACATGGGCAGCATGCCGTACCGGTAACATTTGGTTTTACCATTGCTGAATATGTTAGTCGTCTGGGAAATCGAATAGAAGAGATAGGTAAAAAGAGTCAGTTACTAAGAGGAAAGATAGCAGGGGCGGTAGGGGCTTATAATGCAAGCCACCTATTTTTTGATGAACCTGATGAATTTGAGGCAGAGGTATTAGCCGAGCTTGGATTAAAGGCCGGGTCTCATTCTACACAAATTGTAGAACCTGAATATGTGACTGATTTTGTGCATTCTATTGTCTCCTGCTTTGGTGTTTTAGCGAATTTGAGTGATGATATGCGCCATCTACAGCGTAGTGAAATAGCAGAGGTTGGGGAGTATTTTGACAAAGATCAAGTTGGTTCTTCTACCATGCCTCATAAAAGAAATCCTATAAACTATGAGAATGTGAAGAGTCTCTGGAAAGAGTTTATGCCCAGGATGATTACTCTTTATCAGGATCAGATTTCTGAACATCAGCGAGACCTTACAAATTCAGCTTCAGGTCGTTTTATACCTGAAATAGTTGTAGGGTTATTATCAGCTGCTAATAGGTTAATCAGGGTTTTCAGCAAACTAGCAGTTGATTATGATAATATAAAAAAGAATTTTACTCTGAATAAAGAGATGATTGTGGCTGAACCATTATATATATTACTGGCCTCATATGGACACCCTGATGCACATGAAGCAGTACGCCGATTGACACTTGAGGCACAGGAGTCAGGCAAAACACTACGGGAATTGATTCCTGAAAAGGATGAATTAAAGGCTTATTTAGAAAGATTTACTGCAAGGCAACGGGAGATATTGGCTAATCCAGAGGAGTATACAGGTATTGCTGGCAAGAAGACCGAGGCAGTTATTCAAAAATGGCAGAAAAAGCTAAAAATATTAGGAGGGGTATGA
- a CDS encoding FlxA-like family protein, translated as MSISALSSNISSVANSTSNIPSDSQQKVQILEQQKMQLQNQLKQTEQDKSLDEEARRKKIEELKRRLEKINEQIQKLKQSDSKDRNKSSKTEKDDEKRERAPYSTVGLYVDEII; from the coding sequence ATGAGTATTTCTGCATTAAGTTCAAATATTTCTTCTGTTGCAAATTCTACAAGCAATATACCATCTGATTCACAACAAAAAGTACAAATTCTTGAGCAGCAGAAGATGCAACTACAAAATCAGCTAAAACAAACTGAACAAGATAAGTCTTTAGACGAGGAAGCCAGACGCAAAAAAATTGAAGAATTAAAAAGACGTCTTGAAAAGATTAATGAACAAATTCAAAAATTAAAACAAAGTGACAGTAAAGACAGAAATAAGTCTTCCAAAACAGAAAAGGATGATGAAAAAAGGGAGCGTGCCCCATATTCTACAGTAGGATTGTATGTAGATGAGATTATTTGA
- the pyrE gene encoding orotate phosphoribosyltransferase — protein sequence MSREEILKDLEETGALLKGHFLLSSGLHSGGYVQCASLLKYPATAGKLCEELADKVAEYKPDIVVGPALGGVIVSYELARALGKPGIFTERKEKKMELRRNFEINPGDRVLVVEDVVTTGGSVKEVIEIVSDRGGELIAVASLIDRSGGKADFGVPFESLISLNLAVYQPDECPLCKEGSKAVKPGSRE from the coding sequence TTGTCAAGAGAAGAGATTCTAAAAGATTTGGAGGAGACTGGTGCCTTATTAAAAGGGCATTTTCTGTTATCCTCAGGTCTGCATAGTGGTGGATATGTTCAATGTGCTTCACTCTTAAAATATCCAGCCACTGCTGGTAAATTATGTGAAGAACTGGCTGATAAAGTGGCAGAATATAAGCCTGATATTGTTGTAGGACCAGCACTTGGAGGTGTTATAGTCTCATATGAGCTGGCACGTGCTTTGGGAAAACCGGGTATTTTTACGGAGAGAAAAGAAAAGAAAATGGAATTAAGAAGGAATTTTGAAATTAATCCTGGTGACCGTGTTCTAGTTGTGGAGGATGTTGTTACTACCGGGGGTTCTGTCAAAGAGGTCATTGAAATTGTTAGTGATAGGGGTGGTGAATTAATTGCAGTTGCATCACTTATTGATAGGAGTGGAGGTAAAGCTGACTTCGGTGTACCTTTTGAATCATTGATTTCACTTAATTTAGCTGTCTATCAGCCCGATGAATGCCCACTCTGTAAGGAAGGTAGTAAGGCAGTAAAACCCGGCAGTCGGGAATAA
- the purC gene encoding phosphoribosylaminoimidazolesuccinocarboxamide synthase, which translates to MIKKEMLYEGKAKQIYKTKEDDKLIVLFKDDATAFNGEKKGQISGKGIMNNKISNIFFKLLADNNVPTHLLEEISETEVLVRKLEIIPVEVVMRNIAAGSLAKRLGLEEGTVMSQPVLEFYYKDDDLGDPMINEYHIYAQKMADREEIARIKELSFKINELLIDFLKDKGIELVDFKLEFGKGSDGKIYLGDEISPDTCRFWDSETREKLDKDRFRRDLGGVEGAYQEILRRLQG; encoded by the coding sequence ATGATAAAGAAAGAAATGCTATATGAGGGGAAGGCCAAGCAGATTTATAAAACTAAAGAAGATGATAAATTAATAGTATTATTTAAGGATGATGCAACTGCTTTTAATGGAGAGAAAAAGGGACAGATAAGTGGTAAGGGTATTATGAATAATAAGATTTCAAATATCTTTTTTAAATTGCTGGCCGATAATAATGTCCCCACACACCTTTTAGAAGAGATTAGTGAAACAGAGGTTCTGGTTAGGAAACTGGAAATTATACCGGTAGAGGTTGTAATGAGGAATATTGCTGCCGGAAGTCTTGCCAAGAGGTTAGGACTTGAAGAAGGAACAGTTATGAGCCAACCGGTTCTGGAATTCTATTATAAAGATGATGACCTTGGTGACCCTATGATAAATGAATACCATATTTATGCTCAGAAGATGGCAGATAGAGAAGAAATTGCCCGGATTAAGGAATTATCCTTTAAAATAAATGAACTCTTGATTGATTTTTTAAAGGATAAAGGCATTGAACTGGTTGATTTTAAATTAGAGTTTGGTAAGGGTAGTGATGGCAAGATATATCTTGGTGACGAAATATCACCTGATACCTGTCGTTTCTGGGATAGTGAAACCAGGGAAAAACTTGATAAAGATCGTTTCCGCAGAGATTTAGGGGGAGTTGAAGGGGCATATCAGGAAATATTAAGACGTCTACAGGGGTAA
- the purD gene encoding phosphoribosylamine--glycine ligase — MKVLVIGNGGREHVLTWKIAQSNRVDEIYVAPGNAGTAQIATNLAIDSCDIDGLVDFASKKEIDLTFVGPEAPLVAGIVDRFQDRGLMIFGPDSKAAQLEGSKVFSKDFMGKYNIPTAEYRSFTRPAEAVKYIQDKGVPIVVKAEGLAAGKGVFVAGTEEEAIEAVNSIMIEERFGQAGERIVIEEYLSGQEATVLAFVDGETIMPMLPSQDHKPAYDHDQGPNTGGMGAYAPAPVVGESLMSDIYDKILRPTISGLREEGINYKGVLYCGLMIADTGARVLEYNVRFGDPEAQIILPLLQTDIIDIAEAVITGKLADIELSWLDKKAVAVIMASGGYPNNYEKGKVITGIEEADNQDNIIVFQAGTAVCQGNIVTDGGRVLAVTALEEDYQSTIDLAYQGVSLIDFEGAYYRNDIASKALK, encoded by the coding sequence ATGAAGGTATTAGTAATAGGCAATGGTGGTAGGGAACATGTCTTGACCTGGAAAATAGCTCAAAGTAATCGGGTTGATGAGATATATGTAGCTCCAGGTAATGCTGGGACAGCACAGATTGCTACTAATCTGGCTATTGACAGTTGTGATATTGATGGATTGGTAGATTTTGCTAGCAAAAAGGAGATTGATTTGACTTTTGTTGGTCCTGAGGCCCCGTTAGTAGCTGGGATAGTAGATAGATTTCAAGATAGGGGGTTAATGATTTTTGGACCTGATAGTAAAGCTGCCCAACTGGAAGGTAGTAAGGTTTTTTCCAAGGATTTCATGGGAAAATACAATATCCCTACTGCTGAATACCGGTCATTTACCAGGCCGGCTGAAGCAGTTAAATATATTCAGGATAAAGGGGTTCCTATTGTTGTTAAGGCAGAAGGTTTAGCAGCAGGTAAGGGTGTTTTTGTGGCCGGGACAGAAGAAGAGGCCATTGAGGCAGTAAATAGTATTATGATTGAGGAGAGGTTTGGACAGGCTGGTGAGAGGATTGTTATTGAAGAATACCTCTCTGGCCAAGAGGCTACAGTGCTTGCTTTTGTTGATGGTGAGACAATTATGCCGATGCTACCCTCCCAGGACCATAAACCAGCCTATGATCATGATCAGGGGCCTAATACTGGGGGGATGGGTGCTTATGCCCCGGCACCAGTAGTAGGTGAATCACTTATGAGTGATATTTATGATAAGATACTTAGGCCAACTATTTCTGGGTTAAGAGAAGAAGGGATAAACTACAAGGGTGTTCTATATTGTGGACTGATGATTGCTGATACTGGGGCTAGGGTGCTGGAATATAATGTCCGTTTTGGTGACCCTGAGGCCCAGATTATTTTACCTTTGTTACAAACAGATATAATAGATATTGCTGAGGCTGTTATTACAGGTAAGCTAGCTGATATTGAATTAAGTTGGTTAGATAAAAAAGCGGTAGCTGTAATAATGGCTTCTGGTGGTTATCCAAATAATTATGAAAAAGGGAAGGTGATTACAGGAATAGAAGAAGCTGATAATCAGGATAATATTATTGTTTTTCAGGCAGGGACAGCAGTTTGCCAGGGTAATATTGTGACAGATGGTGGCAGGGTACTGGCTGTTACTGCTCTGGAGGAAGACTATCAGTCAACAATTGATCTTGCTTATCAGGGTGTATCTTTGATTGATTTTGAAGGGGCTTACTATCGAAATGATATAGCCAGTAAGGCCCTTAAGTAG
- the purE gene encoding 5-(carboxyamino)imidazole ribonucleotide mutase, translated as MARVGIVMGSDSDLPVMKEAAEVLEEFAVDFEITVISAHRTPVAAEEYARTAEERGLEVIIAGAGKAAHLAGVLAAYTPLPLIGVPIKTSTLGGADSLYSMVQMPGGVPVATVALNGAKNAGLLAIQILGTADKKLRDKFKEYKNRMAEKVTETAAALEKLGYQKYLEERG; from the coding sequence ATGGCCAGGGTTGGGATAGTGATGGGGAGTGATTCGGATTTGCCGGTTATGAAAGAGGCTGCAGAAGTACTGGAAGAGTTTGCAGTTGACTTTGAGATAACTGTTATTTCAGCACACCGCACACCAGTTGCAGCAGAGGAATATGCCAGAACTGCGGAAGAAAGGGGTCTGGAAGTTATAATAGCCGGTGCCGGTAAGGCAGCTCATTTAGCTGGGGTACTGGCTGCATATACCCCCTTACCACTAATTGGTGTTCCTATTAAAACATCTACACTAGGTGGTGCTGATTCACTTTATTCTATGGTACAGATGCCTGGTGGGGTACCAGTAGCAACTGTTGCCCTTAATGGTGCAAAAAATGCCGGATTGCTAGCAATCCAGATACTGGGTACAGCTGATAAAAAGTTAAGAGATAAGTTTAAAGAATATAAGAACAGGATGGCTGAGAAGGTAACAGAGACTGCAGCAGCTTTAGAAAAGCTTGGTTATCAAAAATATCTTGAAGAAAGGGGTTAG